A part of Rhinolophus ferrumequinum isolate MPI-CBG mRhiFer1 chromosome 11, mRhiFer1_v1.p, whole genome shotgun sequence genomic DNA contains:
- the RIC3 gene encoding protein RIC-3 isoform X5: protein MMHHHQAPSDGQTPGARFQRSHLAEAFAKAKGSGGGTGGGGSSGRGLMGQIIPIYGLGIFLYILYILFKLSKGKPAEDRKCSTTTPGNTHRKITNFELIQLQEKLKETEEAMEKLINRVGPNGESRAQTVTSDQEKQLLHQLREITRVMKEGNFIDSSTPEKEAEQAPYMEGWKGYPEETYPIYDLSDCIKRRQETILVDYPDPKEPSAEEIAERMGVLEEEGSDHLGWETPTDPRAHEDNSVTSRDPEPGTCSCCLHEEEDPAVLAENAGFSADSYREQEETTKVWPQDFRDEGQGTSADKADTNDTLRRRNPQGLE from the exons ATGATGCATCATCACCAGGCGCCCTCAGATGGACAGACCCCTGGGGCTCGTTTCCAGAGGTCTCACCTTGCAGAGGCCTTTGCAAAGGCCAAAGGATCAGGCGGAGGcactggaggaggaggaagtagtGGGCGCGGCCTGATGGGGCAGATTATTCCAATCTatggtttggggatttttttgtaTATACTGTACATTCTATTTAAG CTTTCAAAGGGAAAACCTGCAGAGGATCGGAAATGCTCTACCACTACCCCTGGAAACACCCACAGGAAAATTA CCAATTTTGAGCTTATTCAATTgcaagaaaaactgaaggagacagaggaagccATGGAAAAATTAATCAACAGAGTGGGGCCTAATGGTGAAAG CAGAGCACAGACTGTGACTTCTGACCAAGAAAAACAGTTGCTGCATCAGCTCCGAGAAATCACCAGAGTCATGAAAGAAGGAAACTTCATTGACAGCTCCACTCCAGAGAAAGAAGCTGAGCAGGCCCCTTACATGGAGGGCTGGAAAG GTTACCCTGAAGAGACTTATCCAATTTATGACCTTTCAGATTGCATCAAGCGTAGGCAAGAAACAATCCTGGTGGATTATCCGGACCCAAAAGAGCCCTCTGCTGAAGAAATAGCTGAAAGAATGGGAGTGCTAGAAGAAGAAGGATCTGACCATTTGGGTTGGGAAACGCCTACTGACCCCAGAGCCCATGAAGATAATTCTGTTACCTCGCGTGACCCAGAGCCAGGAACATGTTCCTGCTGTCTTCATGAAGAAGAGGATCCTGCTGTCTTGGCAGAGAATGCTGGATTCAGTGCCGACAGTTACAGGGAGCAAGAGGAAACCACCAAAGTGTGGCCCCAGGACTTCAGAGATGAGGGGCAGGGCACCAGCGCCGACAAAGCAGATACAAATGACACACTGAGGAGGCGGAACCCGCAGGGCTTAGAGTGA
- the RIC3 gene encoding protein RIC-3 isoform X8, producing the protein MCAYQYMSISVAQTVTSDQEKQLLHQLREITRVMKEGNFIDSSTPEKEAEQAPYMEGWKGYPEETYPIYDLSDCIKRRQETILVDYPDPKEPSAEEIAERMGVLEEEGSDHLGWETPTDPRAHEDNSVTSRDPEPGTCSCCLHEEEDPAVLAENAGFSADSYREQEETTKVWPQDFRDEGQGTSADKADTNDTLRRRNPQGLE; encoded by the exons ATGTGTGCTTATCAATACATGAGTATATCTGT AGCACAGACTGTGACTTCTGACCAAGAAAAACAGTTGCTGCATCAGCTCCGAGAAATCACCAGAGTCATGAAAGAAGGAAACTTCATTGACAGCTCCACTCCAGAGAAAGAAGCTGAGCAGGCCCCTTACATGGAGGGCTGGAAAG GTTACCCTGAAGAGACTTATCCAATTTATGACCTTTCAGATTGCATCAAGCGTAGGCAAGAAACAATCCTGGTGGATTATCCGGACCCAAAAGAGCCCTCTGCTGAAGAAATAGCTGAAAGAATGGGAGTGCTAGAAGAAGAAGGATCTGACCATTTGGGTTGGGAAACGCCTACTGACCCCAGAGCCCATGAAGATAATTCTGTTACCTCGCGTGACCCAGAGCCAGGAACATGTTCCTGCTGTCTTCATGAAGAAGAGGATCCTGCTGTCTTGGCAGAGAATGCTGGATTCAGTGCCGACAGTTACAGGGAGCAAGAGGAAACCACCAAAGTGTGGCCCCAGGACTTCAGAGATGAGGGGCAGGGCACCAGCGCCGACAAAGCAGATACAAATGACACACTGAGGAGGCGGAACCCGCAGGGCTTAGAGTGA
- the RIC3 gene encoding protein RIC-3 isoform X6, with protein MVKGVFTTKWMDCLVFLSRAQTVTSDQEKQLLHQLREITRVMKEGNFIDSSTPEKEAEQAPYMEGWKGYPEETYPIYDLSDCIKRRQETILVDYPDPKEPSAEEIAERMGVLEEEGSDHLGWETPTDPRAHEDNSVTSRDPEPGTCSCCLHEEEDPAVLAENAGFSADSYREQEETTKVWPQDFRDEGQGTSADKADTNDTLRRRNPQGLE; from the exons ATGGTGAAAG GAGTATTTACCACTAAATGGATGGATTGTCTGGTATTTCTAAGCAGAGCACAGACTGTGACTTCTGACCAAGAAAAACAGTTGCTGCATCAGCTCCGAGAAATCACCAGAGTCATGAAAGAAGGAAACTTCATTGACAGCTCCACTCCAGAGAAAGAAGCTGAGCAGGCCCCTTACATGGAGGGCTGGAAAG GTTACCCTGAAGAGACTTATCCAATTTATGACCTTTCAGATTGCATCAAGCGTAGGCAAGAAACAATCCTGGTGGATTATCCGGACCCAAAAGAGCCCTCTGCTGAAGAAATAGCTGAAAGAATGGGAGTGCTAGAAGAAGAAGGATCTGACCATTTGGGTTGGGAAACGCCTACTGACCCCAGAGCCCATGAAGATAATTCTGTTACCTCGCGTGACCCAGAGCCAGGAACATGTTCCTGCTGTCTTCATGAAGAAGAGGATCCTGCTGTCTTGGCAGAGAATGCTGGATTCAGTGCCGACAGTTACAGGGAGCAAGAGGAAACCACCAAAGTGTGGCCCCAGGACTTCAGAGATGAGGGGCAGGGCACCAGCGCCGACAAAGCAGATACAAATGACACACTGAGGAGGCGGAACCCGCAGGGCTTAGAGTGA
- the RIC3 gene encoding protein RIC-3 isoform X7, which produces MLYHYPWKHPQENYRAQTVTSDQEKQLLHQLREITRVMKEGNFIDSSTPEKEAEQAPYMEGWKGYPEETYPIYDLSDCIKRRQETILVDYPDPKEPSAEEIAERMGVLEEEGSDHLGWETPTDPRAHEDNSVTSRDPEPGTCSCCLHEEEDPAVLAENAGFSADSYREQEETTKVWPQDFRDEGQGTSADKADTNDTLRRRNPQGLE; this is translated from the exons ATGCTCTACCACTACCCCTGGAAACACCCACAGGAAAATTA CAGAGCACAGACTGTGACTTCTGACCAAGAAAAACAGTTGCTGCATCAGCTCCGAGAAATCACCAGAGTCATGAAAGAAGGAAACTTCATTGACAGCTCCACTCCAGAGAAAGAAGCTGAGCAGGCCCCTTACATGGAGGGCTGGAAAG GTTACCCTGAAGAGACTTATCCAATTTATGACCTTTCAGATTGCATCAAGCGTAGGCAAGAAACAATCCTGGTGGATTATCCGGACCCAAAAGAGCCCTCTGCTGAAGAAATAGCTGAAAGAATGGGAGTGCTAGAAGAAGAAGGATCTGACCATTTGGGTTGGGAAACGCCTACTGACCCCAGAGCCCATGAAGATAATTCTGTTACCTCGCGTGACCCAGAGCCAGGAACATGTTCCTGCTGTCTTCATGAAGAAGAGGATCCTGCTGTCTTGGCAGAGAATGCTGGATTCAGTGCCGACAGTTACAGGGAGCAAGAGGAAACCACCAAAGTGTGGCCCCAGGACTTCAGAGATGAGGGGCAGGGCACCAGCGCCGACAAAGCAGATACAAATGACACACTGAGGAGGCGGAACCCGCAGGGCTTAGAGTGA